A stretch of Methanomassiliicoccales archaeon DNA encodes these proteins:
- a CDS encoding type II toxin-antitoxin system RelE/ParE family toxin: MLASLDEPIAQRILAKLKWLADNFADLAPEPLGGELKGLFKLHVGSYGVLYSFDREKRVIYVHLIGHRRDIYKTS, encoded by the coding sequence ATGCTTGCATCTCTTGATGAACCTATCGCCCAACGAATCTTGGCAAAACTAAAATGGCTGGCAGACAATTTTGCAGATCTTGCTCCTGAACCGCTAGGCGGTGAGTTAAAGGGCCTCTTCAAACTTCATGTTGGAAGTTATGGGGTTCTTTACTCATTCGATCGTGAAAAGCGGGTCATCTACGTTCATCTCATAGGGCACCGCCGCGATATTTACAAAACATCGTGA